Proteins encoded by one window of Candidatus Methylomirabilota bacterium:
- the trpD gene encoding anthranilate phosphoribosyltransferase → MIVGALQKLVERRDLSPDEAFMTMEEMMLGKASDPQIAAFLTALRLKGETVAEITGFARAMREQVSRIRVRSRVDASGSGTDTGRLVDTCGTGGDASHTFNISTAAAFVVAGAGVQVAKHGNRSVSSLCGSADVMEALGVDLTLTPEQVGECIDEVGIGFLYAPLLHPAMRHVMTARRDIRIRTVFNILGPLTNPAQAPAQVVGVYDACLTELLATALIDLGSKRAFVVCGLDGLDELSPAAESRVSEVKDGRVHTYMLSPEDFGLTRACLSDLQGGGAEENAETIRRILDGEKGPKRDVVLMNAALAIIAGGKTHDFRDGAGLAARSIDTGAAMEKLRGLVEFSERHGRQGV, encoded by the coding sequence ATGATTGTGGGAGCGCTACAGAAACTGGTCGAGCGAAGGGACCTCAGCCCTGATGAGGCCTTCATGACCATGGAAGAAATGATGTTGGGGAAGGCGTCCGACCCGCAGATCGCGGCCTTCCTGACGGCGCTCCGGCTCAAGGGCGAAACGGTGGCTGAGATCACCGGTTTTGCGAGGGCGATGCGGGAGCAGGTCTCCCGAATCAGGGTGCGCAGCCGGGTCGACGCTTCAGGTTCCGGGACTGACACCGGGAGACTGGTCGATACCTGCGGCACCGGGGGCGACGCCAGTCACACCTTTAACATCTCAACGGCGGCTGCCTTCGTAGTGGCTGGAGCGGGTGTCCAGGTAGCCAAGCATGGCAACCGCTCCGTGTCGAGTCTGTGCGGAAGCGCCGACGTCATGGAGGCGCTGGGCGTGGATCTCACGCTGACGCCGGAGCAGGTGGGGGAGTGCATCGACGAAGTCGGCATCGGGTTTCTGTACGCGCCGCTGTTGCACCCGGCCATGCGGCACGTGATGACGGCTCGCCGGGACATACGGATCCGGACGGTATTCAATATCCTTGGCCCACTCACCAATCCCGCCCAAGCGCCGGCTCAGGTAGTGGGCGTGTATGATGCGTGCCTCACCGAACTGTTGGCGACAGCCCTGATCGATCTGGGATCGAAACGGGCGTTTGTCGTCTGTGGCCTGGATGGGCTTGATGAGCTCTCACCAGCGGCGGAGAGCCGGGTCTCTGAGGTCAAAGATGGGCGCGTTCATACCTACATGCTTTCGCCGGAGGATTTCGGTCTCACACGGGCTTGCCTCAGCGACTTGCAGGGTGGCGGTGCGGAGGAGAATGCGGAGACCATCAGGCGAATCCTGGATGGAGAGAAGGGGCCGAAACGCGACGTGGTGCTGATGAATGCTGCGCTGGCCATTATCGCGGGCGGCAAAACCCATGACTTCCGGGATGGCGCCGGACTGGCGGCTCGCTCGATCGATACGGGCGCCGCCATGGAGAAGCTTCGCGGCCTGGTGGAGTTCAGTGAGCGACATGGCCGGCAAGGTGTGTAG
- the trpC gene encoding indole-3-glycerol phosphate synthase TrpC — MLRRILEHKRQEVAEREAGVPLTEMRAQAFDSPPPRDFTTAVTRRRMETGVVEPLKAIAEIKRASPSAGVIREPLDVAEIAASYRAAGARAISVLTDGRFFMGSLEDIATARAAVDLPVLRKEFIITPYQIYESRTHQADAILLIAAALEASQLQDLYSLAKSLSLHPLVEIHTLAELEIAKAVGAALIGINNRDLATLETRLETTFALLPHLPREAVVVSESGIRRPEDVRRLAEAGVDAILVGEALLTSPDPGGRLRELLVGAEC; from the coding sequence ATGCTGCGTCGCATTCTTGAGCACAAGCGGCAGGAGGTGGCGGAGCGGGAGGCAGGCGTCCCGCTCACGGAGATGAGGGCGCAAGCGTTCGACTCACCGCCTCCGCGCGATTTCACGACGGCTGTGACGAGGAGGCGAATGGAGACGGGGGTTGTTGAGCCTCTGAAGGCCATTGCCGAGATTAAACGCGCCTCGCCGTCGGCTGGGGTCATCCGCGAGCCGCTTGACGTGGCTGAGATTGCGGCGTCTTACCGGGCGGCCGGCGCACGCGCGATCTCGGTCCTTACGGATGGCCGGTTTTTCATGGGAAGTCTGGAGGACATCGCGACCGCCAGAGCGGCAGTTGATCTGCCGGTGCTCAGGAAAGAGTTTATCATTACCCCCTACCAGATTTATGAGAGCCGCACGCATCAGGCAGACGCGATCTTGCTGATCGCGGCGGCCCTTGAAGCCTCACAACTGCAAGACCTCTATTCGCTGGCCAAGTCGCTCTCCCTGCACCCGCTGGTGGAGATCCACACCCTGGCGGAACTCGAAATCGCGAAGGCCGTGGGGGCTGCGCTGATCGGGATCAACAATCGCGATCTAGCGACGTTGGAGACCCGATTGGAGACGACGTTTGCGCTCCTCCCACACCTTCCCCGGGAGGCTGTGGTCGTGAGTGAAAGCGGTATCAGGCGGCCGGAAGATGTCCGGCGCCTGGCTGAAGCCGGCGTAGACGCGATCCTGGTCGGTGAAGCCTTGCTGACAAGCCCGGATCCTGGGGGCAGACTTCGTGAGTTATTGGTGGGAGCCGAATGCTGA
- a CDS encoding phosphoribosylanthranilate isomerase, with protein MIRVKICGITSREDALAAVEAGADALGFIFVEGTPRYVEPEAAAAIAALMPPFVATVGVFVDRTPEDIERIVRGSGLSLAQLHGHESPDTCGHLRVPFIKAIRIRDERDLEGLHIYPQARAFLLDAYVAGRPGGTGRTFPLEVAAKAARQTRVILSGGLTPDNVALAATQVRPYAIDVCSGVEASPGRKDHHKVREFIEQARKADAR; from the coding sequence GTGATACGGGTCAAGATTTGCGGCATTACGTCGCGTGAAGATGCCTTGGCTGCGGTGGAGGCCGGTGCCGATGCCCTTGGCTTCATCTTCGTGGAGGGGACGCCTCGGTACGTTGAGCCGGAGGCCGCGGCCGCCATTGCCGCCCTGATGCCGCCGTTTGTCGCCACGGTAGGGGTGTTCGTCGACCGAACGCCTGAGGATATCGAGCGGATCGTGCGTGGATCAGGTCTAAGTCTCGCGCAACTGCACGGCCATGAGAGTCCAGACACATGCGGTCATTTGCGCGTTCCTTTCATCAAGGCTATCCGGATTCGAGATGAGCGCGACCTGGAGGGCTTACACATCTATCCGCAGGCGAGGGCGTTCCTGCTGGACGCTTACGTCGCTGGCCGACCTGGCGGGACGGGCAGAACCTTTCCCTTGGAGGTCGCCGCCAAGGCAGCGCGGCAGACCAGGGTCATCCTGTCCGGCGGTTTGACCCCGGACAATGTCGCCCTAGCGGCCACACAAGTGAGGCCCTATGCAATCGATGTCTGTAGCGGTGTCGAGGCCTCTCCGGGTCGGAAAGATCATCACAAGGTGAGGGAGTTCATTGAGCAAGCCAGAAAAGCCGACGCGCGCTGA
- the trpB gene encoding tryptophan synthase subunit beta yields the protein MAALAELETVYLHAKADPGFESEMQNYLRHYVGRPTPLYFAERLTNYLGGARIYLKREDLCHTGAHKINNTMGQALLARRMGKSRVIAETGAGQHGVATATVAARFGLTCEVYMGTEDMRRQALNVVRMRLLGAKVTPVESGSRTLKDAINEAMRDWVTNVETTHYVLGSVLGAHPYPMMVRDFQSVIGKETRAQILELEGRLPSCLVACVGGGSNSIGLFHNFLDEPTVRMIGVEAGGLGIDTGRHAARFASGELGVLHGTLSFVLQDGDGQIRPTHSVSAGLDYPSVGPEHSYLRDLGRIDFVSATDAEALEAFQLLSRLEGLIPALESAHAIAYVKKLAPTLGKDQIVVVNLSGRGDKDVEVVANLLESESQNPSNHPLQKGGTEGFGVR from the coding sequence ATGGCGGCGCTTGCGGAACTGGAGACGGTATATCTCCATGCCAAGGCTGATCCCGGCTTTGAGTCGGAGATGCAGAACTATCTCCGGCATTATGTAGGACGCCCGACGCCGCTCTATTTCGCAGAACGGCTCACCAACTATCTGGGCGGGGCGCGGATCTATCTCAAACGTGAGGATCTGTGTCATACCGGGGCGCACAAGATCAACAATACTATGGGCCAGGCCTTGTTGGCCCGCCGCATGGGCAAGTCTCGGGTCATCGCCGAGACCGGGGCCGGGCAGCACGGGGTGGCCACAGCCACGGTCGCGGCCCGATTTGGCCTGACCTGTGAAGTCTATATGGGTACCGAGGATATGCGGCGACAGGCCTTGAACGTCGTCCGGATGCGGCTGCTGGGCGCCAAGGTGACCCCGGTTGAGTCGGGCAGTCGGACACTGAAGGACGCCATTAACGAGGCGATGCGTGACTGGGTCACCAACGTCGAGACGACTCATTATGTGCTGGGCTCAGTCCTGGGGGCTCATCCGTACCCGATGATGGTTCGAGATTTTCAGTCGGTCATCGGCAAGGAGACCAGGGCACAGATCCTGGAGCTCGAGGGCAGACTGCCGAGCTGCCTGGTAGCCTGCGTCGGCGGCGGCAGCAACTCGATCGGCTTGTTCCACAACTTTCTTGATGAGCCGACTGTCCGAATGATCGGAGTAGAGGCGGGTGGACTCGGCATCGACACCGGTCGTCACGCCGCCCGATTTGCGTCGGGTGAACTGGGCGTCCTGCACGGAACGCTGAGCTTCGTTCTGCAGGATGGCGATGGGCAGATTCGACCGACCCACTCAGTCTCAGCCGGTCTCGATTATCCGAGCGTCGGTCCGGAGCACAGTTATCTCCGAGACCTCGGGCGGATCGATTTTGTTTCGGCTACCGACGCTGAGGCGCTGGAGGCTTTTCAGCTTCTGAGCCGGCTTGAAGGGCTGATCCCGGCGTTGGAGAGCGCGCATGCCATCGCTTACGTGAAGAAGCTGGCCCCGACGCTGGGCAAGGACCAGATTGTGGTCGTGAACCTATCAGGCCGAGGCGACAAAGACGTAGAGGTTGTGGCGAATCTATTGGAGTCTGAGTCGCAAAATCCCTCCAACCACCCTTTACAAAAGGGGGGCACGGAGGGATTTGGGGTGCGATGA
- the trpA gene encoding tryptophan synthase subunit alpha: MNRIDERFRRLRKSGERALMPYLTAGDPDLDTTRLLILEFEKRGADLIEIGVPFSDPLADGTTIQRASQRALLSGTTLPRILDMIRELRAECRLPLLLMSYVNPIFHFGFSRFAKEAAAAGVDGLIVPDLPPEEATELIEAAGAYDLHTIFLIAPTSRPERVRTIAAASKGFIYYVSLRGVTGARTGLSEDLETSLRMIRAETDLPLAVGFGVSTPEQVRMVSRVADGVIVGSAIVSLLEQTAGQADQLKRAGDFVALLKTSTIE, encoded by the coding sequence ATGAATCGAATTGATGAGCGCTTCCGTCGTCTCAGGAAATCCGGTGAGCGGGCCCTGATGCCGTACTTGACGGCCGGCGATCCTGACCTTGATACTACTCGTTTACTCATCTTGGAGTTCGAAAAGCGCGGCGCGGATCTGATAGAGATCGGCGTACCGTTCTCGGACCCTCTAGCGGATGGTACGACCATCCAACGGGCGTCCCAACGGGCGCTGCTGAGTGGCACGACGCTCCCGCGAATCCTCGATATGATACGGGAGCTTCGCGCGGAATGTCGGCTGCCGCTGCTCTTAATGAGTTATGTGAACCCGATCTTTCATTTCGGGTTTAGTCGGTTCGCCAAGGAGGCTGCAGCGGCGGGTGTCGATGGGTTGATCGTGCCGGATCTGCCGCCTGAGGAGGCAACCGAGTTGATCGAGGCGGCGGGCGCTTATGACCTTCACACCATCTTCCTGATCGCTCCGACCAGTCGACCCGAGCGGGTACGGACGATCGCGGCCGCCTCAAAGGGCTTTATCTACTATGTCTCCTTGCGAGGCGTGACCGGGGCGCGTACCGGCTTGAGCGAGGATCTCGAAACCAGCCTTCGGATGATCAGAGCTGAGACCGACCTGCCGCTTGCGGTAGGGTTTGGCGTCTCAACACCCGAGCAGGTGCGGATGGTGTCGAGGGTGGCGGATGGCGTAATCGTAGGAAGCGCCATTGTCTCGTTGCTGGAACAAACAGCCGGGCAAGCAGATCAGTTGAAACGCGCGGGTGATTTTGTTGCTTTGTTGAAGACGTCGACCATCGAGTAG
- the pilM gene encoding type IV pilus assembly protein PilM, with protein MARQRELVGLDIGTSSIKAVHVLRSRSSYKVAELGIVQIHPEAIVDGIIMDAAAISTAIRQLFDKHGIAVKDVAFSVSGHSVIIKKIKVPKMKTAELREGIAWEAEQHIPYSIEDVNLDFQILREVGPDEQEMDVLLVAVKKDTLNDYLAVISGAGLSAAVVDVDAFAIENAFTMPKKVQSDEVVALVNVGAAVTNINILHGGISDFTRDSPLGGNRHTESLQKSVGLSFEQAEALKKGEPVDGHSFAESTPIIEMVNGELAMEIRRSFDFYHSTSQKDTIHRVVLSGGCALLPDFAPSLSRALELPVEIANPFQYIVADSKKFDIQYLASIAPQMTVAVGLALREPEDDAG; from the coding sequence ATGGCGCGTCAAAGGGAACTAGTTGGATTGGATATCGGGACCAGTTCTATCAAGGCCGTGCATGTTTTACGATCACGAAGTTCTTATAAGGTAGCCGAATTAGGCATCGTCCAAATCCATCCCGAGGCGATCGTAGATGGAATCATCATGGATGCTGCTGCCATCAGCACCGCCATTCGGCAACTCTTTGACAAGCATGGCATTGCCGTCAAGGATGTGGCCTTTTCTGTTTCCGGGCATTCGGTCATTATCAAAAAGATTAAAGTTCCCAAGATGAAGACGGCAGAACTGCGCGAAGGGATCGCGTGGGAGGCTGAGCAGCACATTCCGTACTCGATCGAGGACGTCAACCTTGACTTCCAGATTCTGCGAGAGGTCGGTCCAGACGAGCAGGAGATGGATGTGCTGCTGGTCGCTGTGAAAAAGGACACCCTGAACGACTATCTCGCGGTAATTTCGGGGGCTGGGCTGAGTGCCGCAGTCGTTGATGTGGACGCCTTTGCCATCGAGAATGCCTTCACGATGCCTAAGAAGGTCCAGTCGGATGAGGTAGTGGCCCTTGTGAACGTCGGAGCGGCCGTTACCAATATCAATATCCTTCACGGTGGTATCTCAGATTTTACCAGGGATAGCCCACTGGGGGGTAATCGACATACTGAATCACTACAGAAGAGCGTGGGCTTAAGTTTTGAACAAGCCGAGGCGTTAAAGAAGGGGGAGCCGGTTGACGGGCACAGCTTCGCGGAATCCACACCTATAATTGAAATGGTCAATGGCGAGTTGGCTATGGAGATACGACGCTCCTTCGATTTTTATCACTCAACGAGCCAAAAGGATACGATTCACCGCGTCGTATTGAGCGGTGGGTGCGCGCTGTTGCCGGATTTTGCGCCCTCTCTCTCAAGAGCGCTTGAGCTTCCGGTTGAGATCGCCAATCCTTTTCAATACATCGTTGCCGATTCAAAGAAGTTCGATATCCAATACCTGGCCAGTATCGCGCCCCAGATGACAGTCGCGGTGGGATTGGCCCTTCGCGAGCCGGAGGATGATGCCGGATGA
- a CDS encoding PilN domain-containing protein: MIRINLLPREKRRRKSRVKVPQAAIVALVILTVGGMWGYWWFVKRDVERLRTDIAATKSKIASNQQAIKVVEQYTRDKKQLQDRLTLVQQLAAAQNNSVRLLDGIAQALPEGGWLTEIKKDSGKLIIQGYASSHFVVAELMLALQRLKPIINSVELKFSELASHESRPVERFEILMTLSV, translated from the coding sequence ATGATCAGGATCAACCTTCTGCCGCGTGAGAAGCGACGAAGAAAGAGTCGCGTCAAGGTCCCTCAGGCAGCGATCGTTGCCTTGGTGATTCTTACTGTTGGTGGCATGTGGGGATACTGGTGGTTTGTAAAGCGGGACGTAGAACGACTTCGGACGGACATCGCCGCGACAAAAAGCAAGATCGCCAGCAACCAACAGGCTATCAAAGTGGTTGAGCAGTATACCCGCGACAAGAAACAGCTTCAGGACCGCCTGACACTCGTTCAGCAATTGGCCGCCGCCCAAAATAATTCGGTCCGTCTGCTTGATGGCATCGCCCAGGCCTTGCCTGAGGGCGGTTGGCTCACTGAAATCAAAAAAGACTCTGGAAAGCTCATCATTCAAGGATATGCCTCCTCACACTTTGTCGTCGCCGAATTGATGTTGGCGCTTCAGAGACTCAAGCCGATTATTAACAGCGTTGAGTTAAAATTTTCGGAGCTCGCGTCGCACGAAAGCAGGCCAGTCGAACGATTTGAGATTCTTATGACCTTGTCGGTGTAG
- the pilO gene encoding type 4a pilus biogenesis protein PilO, producing the protein MLSSVDLSAYTANFPLKQKVALGVIFGTLAAVVYWQFILGSEWTARSEAQAELLRLKAQVEQTRQIASQKPRLEQDITLLRAQLQRTVLQLPTEKEIPSLLKRVATLGQEADLDVALFKPGTPVAKEFYTEVPVQLKVMGTYHDLGLLFERLGRLERIVNVADLTIRQAAKGQRAGDSIQAEFGVVTYTYTGTSAAKSGEAASVAK; encoded by the coding sequence ATGCTGTCTTCTGTTGATCTATCGGCCTACACTGCCAACTTCCCGCTGAAGCAAAAGGTTGCTCTCGGCGTCATATTCGGTACGCTTGCGGCCGTCGTCTATTGGCAATTCATTCTCGGATCGGAGTGGACCGCACGGAGCGAGGCTCAGGCTGAATTGCTCCGCTTGAAAGCACAGGTGGAGCAGACCAGGCAGATCGCAAGCCAAAAACCTCGCCTGGAACAAGACATCACGCTCTTGCGAGCACAGCTCCAGCGTACGGTCCTGCAGCTTCCGACTGAAAAGGAGATTCCATCGCTGCTGAAACGGGTTGCCACTCTCGGCCAGGAGGCGGATCTCGACGTTGCCTTATTCAAGCCAGGAACCCCGGTGGCGAAGGAGTTCTATACTGAGGTTCCAGTACAACTGAAGGTGATGGGGACATACCACGACCTCGGACTGCTCTTTGAGCGACTTGGCCGGTTGGAACGGATTGTCAACGTGGCCGACCTGACGATTCGCCAGGCAGCGAAAGGGCAGAGGGCTGGAGACAGCATTCAGGCCGAGTTTGGTGTGGTGACCTACACCTACACAGGTACTTCGGCAGCGAAGAGTGGTGAGGCTGCGAGTGTGGCAAAATAG
- the pilQ gene encoding type IV pilus secretin PilQ, translated as MVRKRWLAAAVLFVFSTSCATTGVSTNQTLRRSPGDPSSRVASSAAAVIGVTGVQVRADGPDGISIIVTADAALVDYTSFAEHAPPRLVIDLPHARNAISRPVTLAAGSPVLRVETMELQQSPFPILRLMFDFNRLLPYRVELTRNGLQILVSQEVSEHAPIAQEPTQLEQAAEPVVRPVEPMTKGSVQAEQPPVVLPPAPKEETLSPKPAALPTAANRPSREATGKPGQGTPPPPTIAAANKRLSMDFKGADLDDLLRLISEVSGLNIVVAHGLKDRKDRDVTVRLNNVEWRQALDVILRAKSLSYEQDGNLIYVGSKGEIQKSKEDRAKDIETAALKDLRIDEEKRKGEEAKRKVEEERRKAEEEERRYAEEPPCTKVIRLAYTKALDVKRHLERLKTRRGSIELEATTNTLIVNDVQSVCTKMAALAKELDAPPKDPFVTKLLPFNYAKATDLKTHLTALRTKEGSVIVDERSSRIIVKDLPEAVERIEAFLKQIDIPTPQVLIEARIVEATRQFSQSLGIQWGGTGIPTRAGSTTGVTAFGGTSSSSGSSSSGGTSSSSGSSSSGGTSLPIQFPNFTSPTGNPFPVTGGGVPFLGPVPLAVNLPVTSPAFALGMTIGSLANRFLVGAQLSAAENNGKIRTLSSPRVATQDNEEAEIKQGTQVPYTTIDSSGRTVVQFQNAFISLKVKPHITPDGRVAMKVEAERSFPGQRVDFSQGFVFPINTRKATTNIMVQNGSTVVIGGLLQSTEATTTDQVPALGDIPILGWLFKRRSIGPDERVELLIFLTPSVLQESRL; from the coding sequence GTGGTACGAAAGCGTTGGCTCGCGGCCGCAGTCCTCTTCGTCTTTTCCACGTCGTGCGCGACCACTGGGGTGTCAACGAATCAGACGCTGCGGCGCTCCCCAGGCGATCCATCTTCTCGGGTTGCCTCTTCTGCAGCGGCAGTTATCGGTGTAACCGGCGTACAGGTCCGGGCGGATGGACCGGACGGGATATCCATCATTGTCACAGCTGATGCGGCGCTGGTCGATTATACCTCGTTTGCGGAGCACGCCCCGCCCCGCCTCGTTATCGATCTCCCTCATGCCCGGAACGCGATCAGCCGGCCTGTCACGCTGGCGGCCGGCTCCCCTGTCTTGCGAGTGGAGACGATGGAGCTTCAGCAATCCCCTTTCCCCATTCTTCGCTTGATGTTCGATTTCAACCGCCTGCTGCCGTATCGCGTAGAGTTAACCCGCAACGGCTTGCAGATTCTAGTCAGCCAGGAGGTCTCCGAGCACGCGCCAATAGCGCAAGAACCGACACAACTGGAGCAGGCCGCCGAACCCGTGGTCCGCCCTGTCGAACCGATGACAAAAGGCTCGGTGCAGGCCGAGCAGCCTCCAGTCGTCTTACCCCCTGCTCCGAAAGAGGAAACGCTATCGCCGAAGCCCGCTGCTCTTCCGACAGCGGCTAACCGCCCCAGCCGCGAGGCAACCGGCAAACCGGGGCAGGGGACGCCACCGCCTCCGACAATCGCCGCCGCCAACAAACGGTTATCGATGGACTTCAAAGGAGCCGATCTCGACGACCTGCTGCGCCTCATCTCTGAAGTGAGCGGTCTGAACATCGTCGTCGCGCATGGCCTCAAGGATCGGAAAGATCGCGACGTCACCGTGCGATTGAACAATGTCGAGTGGCGTCAAGCGCTGGACGTGATCCTCAGGGCCAAGAGCCTCAGCTACGAGCAGGATGGTAATCTGATTTATGTGGGTTCGAAGGGCGAGATCCAAAAGAGCAAGGAAGACCGGGCGAAAGACATTGAGACGGCGGCGCTCAAAGATCTGCGAATAGACGAGGAGAAGCGGAAGGGCGAGGAGGCGAAGCGGAAGGTCGAGGAGGAAAGAAGGAAGGCTGAAGAAGAAGAGCGCCGATACGCTGAGGAGCCTCCATGCACAAAGGTGATACGTCTGGCGTATACCAAAGCCCTTGACGTCAAAAGGCATTTGGAACGGCTGAAAACGCGGCGAGGAAGCATTGAATTGGAGGCGACGACCAACACCCTGATTGTGAACGATGTGCAGTCGGTATGCACGAAGATGGCTGCCCTCGCCAAAGAGCTTGATGCGCCGCCGAAAGATCCCTTCGTGACCAAGCTGCTGCCGTTTAATTACGCGAAAGCTACCGATCTGAAAACGCACCTGACTGCGCTGAGGACGAAGGAAGGCAGTGTGATCGTCGATGAGCGATCAAGCCGTATCATCGTGAAAGACCTCCCTGAGGCCGTGGAGCGGATCGAGGCGTTTTTGAAGCAGATCGATATTCCGACGCCGCAGGTCCTGATCGAAGCAAGGATTGTCGAGGCCACCCGCCAGTTCTCTCAAAGTCTTGGAATTCAATGGGGTGGGACAGGGATTCCGACGAGAGCGGGGAGTACAACGGGGGTAACGGCTTTCGGAGGAACTTCCTCATCCAGCGGAAGCTCCTCATCCGGAGGAACTTCCTCATCCAGCGGAAGCTCCTCATCCGGAGGAACTTCCCTTCCGATTCAGTTCCCCAATTTTACGTCACCTACTGGCAATCCATTTCCCGTCACAGGAGGAGGGGTCCCATTTCTCGGGCCAGTCCCGCTCGCAGTGAATCTTCCGGTCACGTCGCCGGCTTTCGCGCTCGGCATGACTATCGGTAGTCTCGCGAATCGATTCCTTGTAGGAGCCCAGCTTTCAGCGGCTGAGAACAATGGCAAGATCAGGACCCTGTCGTCGCCGAGGGTGGCAACTCAGGACAATGAAGAAGCAGAGATCAAGCAGGGGACACAAGTCCCGTATACCACGATCGACAGCTCGGGGCGTACGGTTGTTCAGTTTCAGAATGCATTTATTAGCCTGAAGGTGAAGCCCCACATCACACCAGACGGTCGGGTCGCGATGAAGGTCGAGGCGGAGCGCTCCTTCCCCGGGCAACGGGTAGACTTCTCGCAGGGATTCGTCTTCCCCATCAACACGCGCAAGGCCACGACCAACATTATGGTTCAGAACGGCTCGACTGTGGTTATCGGCGGGCTGCTGCAGTCCACCGAGGCGACTACCACAGATCAAGTACCGGCTCTCGGTGACATCCCAATCCTGGGTTGGCTCTTTAAGCGCCGTTCGATCGGACCGGATGAGCGAGTAGAGCTTCTGATTTTCCTTACACCCTCTGTCCTTCAAGAGTCTCGGCTCTAG
- the aroC gene encoding chorismate synthase: MRYLTAGESHGPMLATILEGIPAGLPLTVQEITRELVRRQQGYGRGGRMRIENDEADIVGGVRHGLTLGGPIAILIANRDWENWKLTMDPAPIGREADPKGAVTRPRPGHADLAGALKYGQQDIRNVLERASARETTARVAVGAVCKRLLLQFGAEVFSHVVGIGPVAAKTDDLSFTEIRERAEASPVRCADQQAGEAMMRKIDEARSRGTSLGGVFEVVALNLPVGLGSYVHWDCKLDGWLAQAVMSIQAIKGVEIGLGFEGARRFGFETHDEIFYENGRFMRKTNRAGGLEGGMSNGEPILIRGAMKPIATQYTPMASVDLRTKEPFHASIERSDICAVPAAGVIGEAVVAFEIARAFREKFGGDSLQEMTRNYQGYITSIRER; encoded by the coding sequence TTGCGCTATCTGACCGCGGGCGAATCTCACGGTCCTATGCTTGCGACGATCCTGGAGGGTATCCCAGCCGGTCTTCCGCTTACCGTCCAGGAGATTACGCGTGAGCTCGTGAGAAGGCAGCAGGGGTACGGACGCGGGGGCAGGATGCGCATCGAAAATGACGAGGCCGACATTGTAGGCGGCGTTCGTCATGGTCTGACTCTTGGTGGACCGATCGCGATCCTGATCGCAAATCGCGATTGGGAAAACTGGAAGCTTACGATGGACCCAGCGCCGATAGGGAGGGAAGCTGATCCAAAAGGGGCCGTCACTCGTCCAAGACCGGGACACGCGGATTTGGCCGGGGCTCTCAAATACGGGCAACAGGATATCCGTAATGTACTTGAACGAGCGAGCGCTAGGGAGACGACCGCCCGTGTGGCTGTCGGAGCCGTCTGCAAGCGGTTACTGCTGCAGTTCGGCGCTGAGGTATTCAGTCATGTTGTTGGGATCGGACCCGTCGCGGCTAAGACTGATGACCTCTCGTTTACGGAGATTCGAGAGCGCGCCGAGGCCTCCCCAGTGCGATGCGCGGATCAGCAGGCTGGCGAAGCGATGATGCGGAAGATCGACGAGGCAAGGAGCAGAGGCACCAGCCTCGGGGGCGTATTCGAGGTGGTCGCGCTCAATCTCCCGGTTGGGCTCGGTAGTTATGTGCATTGGGACTGCAAACTCGACGGCTGGCTTGCCCAAGCGGTGATGAGCATCCAGGCGATCAAAGGGGTGGAGATCGGTCTGGGGTTTGAGGGTGCCAGGCGATTCGGGTTTGAAACCCATGATGAGATCTTCTACGAGAACGGTCGCTTCATGCGGAAGACCAACAGGGCAGGTGGGCTGGAAGGGGGGATGTCAAACGGCGAGCCGATCCTCATTCGGGGCGCGATGAAGCCGATTGCCACGCAGTACACCCCGATGGCCTCAGTGGATCTCCGCACAAAAGAGCCATTTCACGCGAGCATCGAACGATCGGATATCTGCGCTGTTCCCGCCGCCGGGGTGATCGGGGAGGCCGTTGTGGCGTTTGAGATTGCGCGGGCATTTCGTGAAAAGTTTGGCGGCGACAGCTTACAGGAGATGACACGCAATTACCAGGGGTATATCACCTCGATTCGCGAACGCTAA